A genomic region of Papaver somniferum cultivar HN1 chromosome 7, ASM357369v1, whole genome shotgun sequence contains the following coding sequences:
- the LOC113299759 gene encoding glucose and ribitol dehydrogenase-like, translating to MASGGQQFPPQKQEQQPGKEHAMDPTPQSTAQDYKPANKLRGKVALVTGGDSGIGRAVCNCFALEGATVAFTYVKSQEEKDAKDTLQMIKQAKTSDAKDPICIPTDLGYDENCKRVIDEVVNAFGKIDILVNNAAEQHKAGSIEDIDEERLERVFRTNIFSYFFLTRHALKHMREGSSIINTTSVTAYKGNPKLLDYTSTKGAIVAFTRGLALQLVSKGIRVNGVAPGPVWTPLIPASFSEEESASFGSQVPMGRAGQPHEIAPSYVFLASEIDSSYISGQVLHPNGGTIVNG from the exons ATGGCTTCAGGAGGACAACAATTTCCACCTcaaaaacaagaacaacaaccaGGGAAAGAACATGCTATGGATCCTACTCCACAGTCCACTGCTCAGGATTACAAACCCGCTAACAAACTACGA GGGAAGGTTGCATTGGTAACAGGTGGAGATTCAGGAATAGGAAGAGCTGTTTGCAACTGCTTTGCACTTGAAGGTGCAACAGTTGCATTCACTTATGTCAAATCTCAGGAAGAGAAAGATGCTAAAGATACACTTCAGATGATAAAACAAGCAAAAACAAGTGATGCTAAAGACCCAATTTGTATACCAACTGATTTAGGTTATGATGAGAACTGCAAACGAGTTATCGATGAAGTTGTTAATGCCTTTGGGAAGATTGATATTCTTGTTAACAATGCTGCTGAACAACACAAagcaggttctattgaagataTTGATGAAGAGAGGCTTGAAAGGGTTTTTAGGACTAACatcttttcttatttcttcctgaCTAG GCATGCACTGAAGCATATGAGAGAAGGAAGTTCAATTATAAACACAACATCAGTGACTGCATATAAAGGGAACCCAAAGCTACTTGATTACACCTCAACAAAAGGAGCCATTGTTGCCTTCACCAGAGGTTTAGCACTACAGCTAGTAAGCAAGGGAATTCGCGTTAATGGTGTTGCTCCTGGACCAGTTTGGACACCGTTGATACCGGCTTCATTTAGTGAAGAGGAGTCTGCCAGTTTTGGTAGTCAGGTGCCTATGGGGAGAGCAGGGCAGCCCCATGAAATTGCACCGTCTTACGTGTTCTTAGCTTCAGAAATCGACTCCTCTTACATTTCTGGACAAGTTCTTCATCCTAATG GTGGTACTATTGTGAACGGTTAA